The following proteins are co-located in the Doryrhamphus excisus isolate RoL2022-K1 chromosome 3, RoL_Dexc_1.0, whole genome shotgun sequence genome:
- the atoh1c gene encoding transcription factor ATOH1 — translation MKSPNGPPVDALCEQHTPTEYKRPARSSRSLFAPFIPPLAQEDHRGRAVLRSKVEDEHQRPPCAILQLRLGPGGALHGHLQADARVALERAQRRRRLAANARERRRMLGLNVAFDRLRSVIPKLESDKKLSKSETLQMAQIYISTLSELLQDTPRPPADDLQRQDGEPQGECREDPTQEGARPA, via the exons ATGAAGAGTCCAAATGGACCCCCTGTGGACGCTTTGTGTGAGCAGCACACGCCCACCGAGTATAAACGTCCCGCGCGGAGCAGTCG AAGCCTCTTTGCTCCCTTCATCCCGCCGCTCGCCCAGGAGGACCACCGCGGACGCGCCGTGCTGCGTTCCAAGGTCGAGGACGAACACCAGCGCCCCCCGTGCGCCATCCTGCAGCTGAGACTCGGTCCCGGCGGCGCTCTCCACGGGCATCTTCAAGCGGACGCGCGTGTGGCCTTGGAGCGTGCGCAGAGGCGGCGGCGCCTGGCCGCCAACGCCCgtgagaggaggaggatgctggGCCTCAACGTGGCCTTCGACCGCCTGCGGAGCGTCATTCCCAAGCTGGAGAGCGACAAAAAGCTCTCCAAGTCGGAGACGCTCCAGATGGCTCAGATTTACATCTCCACCCTCAGCGAGCTGCTTCAGGACACGCCGCGCCCCCCAGCAGACGACCTCCAGCGCCAGGACGGGGAGCCGCAGGGGGAGTGTCGGGAAGACCCGACTCAGGAAGGGGCCCGGCCTGCTTAG
- the LOC131126228 gene encoding wings apart-like protein homolog isoform X1, translating to MTSRFGKTYSRKGGEGTSKFDEVLSTKRGTLSTKWGDTTYKAKVGSKRSGAHYSASASDVHKRARPSGDGSDDPFGFDSDEESKPVSSRSSKSSPAKAVPAEPPRAEKLGVSQDFRSWSNFHEGLHAAAEATQGPARNQSGLTEDSSGFFNSRNASKAGKFQNSSSAKHHSYSWYQNASESDQKPLAQTTTLKTTSKAECTFSSWDDLMGLRPPSPSQEPRNPAPSLSWTSAGGVGGCELANSLHEKPPSPPRLPTESQDLDSNLEFGFETSDYSQTASPSLVRNTNCRTYRRPGKQASSKAVDSGTFASAILASDAPTSSSVSKTAAGRGGGRARTRDYTVLHPSSVSICNVTIQGSSVEDAAPSVASGTGTGRATGQVDAGWQRKKTEQQTSSQGQSRSKKACKADLFGFEDVAAHQLDDDDDHPDGSSKYKIQYFGFDDMSDSDGAVNSDNDDDDRGRPKASRKVKMAEESLRVAAEDWPDPVKNCDAQERLPAKQSKNDSQKQDSRIRADVLNFSDDDLRVVAAGPKRPPQGKPADKNQESHRRIFSALKKSPTKAVYNARHWTLASEEEPPPSFLSSRQQTTPASRSEGASSNPPADVHKDDGVFKAPPPPPQVTKCVTVPSDPYQDTVTALKCRKEHKELYTVVQHVKHFNDVVEFGENQEFTDDFEYLAAGLKTGQPLNTRCLSVISLATRCAMPSFRMHLRARGKVAQVFKTLNDAPQHHNLAMCTASLMYILSRDRLNMDLDRSCLDLMIRLLEMDQDQGSGSVADSSSQLSAREICKIKEKIRKLCDTVHNKHLDLQNITTGHLAMETLLSLTSKRAGDWFKEELRLLGGLDHVVDKVKECVDNLHQEDDKDKLVSSLWGAERCLRVLDSVTVHNPENQSYLIAYKDSSLIISCAKALRRCEEMIRRYSRELNTDSVVGKAVENCMRAIIGVLLNLTHDNEWGSTKTGEQEDLIVTALNCVLYVPQYFPQEQRFDIRVLGLGLLINLVEYSARNRYCLMEMEMEGGRGPCDSTVLLNPPHHQDAHSGGGPLSAIAALVQLFLQRERAAVLAEAQTDDLIKEAPKPALDQSGEWQETGGEIQWVANDNHCDNDAKKKEKEEEEDGELDLNKALQHAGKHMEDSIVASYTALLLGCLCQGSPMNVTTVRENLPQGDFSIMTEMLKKFLNFMNLTCDVGTAGQKSISRIIDYLEHC from the exons ATGACATCCAGATTTGGTAAAACCTACAGCCGCAAGGGAGGCGAGGGCACGTCCAAGTTTGATGAAGTCCTGTCCACCAAGAGGGGCACCCTGAGCACCAAATGGGGGGACACCACCTACAAGGCCAAGGTGGGCTCCAAGCGCTCCGGCGCTCATTACAGCGCTTCAGCCTCGGATGTTCACAAGCGAGCCCGGCCGAGCGGAGACGGCTCGGACGATCCGTTTGGATTCGACAGCGATGAGGAGTCCAAGCCGGTGTCGTCCCGCAGCAGCAAGTCGTCACCTGCCAAGGCGGTGCCGGCAGAACCTCCTAGAGCGGAAAAGCTGGGGGTTTCCCAGGACTTCAGGAGCTGGTCCAACTTTCACGAAGGACTCCACGCCGCCGCGGAAGCGACGCAAGGGCCGGCCAGGAACCAATCTGGGCTGACAGAGGATTCAAGTGGATTCTTCAACAGCAGAAATGCGAGCAAAG CAGGAAAATTCCAGAATTCGTCTTCAGCGAAGCATCACAGCTACTCCTGGTACCAGAACGCCTCCGAGAGCGACCAGAAGCCTTTGGCCCAAACCACCACCTTGAAGACCACTTCCAAGGCCGAGTGCACCTTCAGCTCATGGGACGACCTCATGGGCCTTCGACCGCCTTCGCCCAGCCAGGAGCCGCGTAACCCCGCCCCCTCACTCTCTTGGACTTCAGCGGGCGGCGTCGGCGGCTGCGAGCTGGCGAACAGCCTTCACGAGAAGCCGCCCTCGCCGCCGCGACTCCCCACAGAGAGCCAGGATCTGGACAGCAACTTAGAATTTGGCTTTGAGACGTCTGATTATTCCCAGACGGCGTCGCCTTCGCTCGTCAGGAACACAAACTGTCGGACGTACAGGAGGCCCGGCAAGCAGGCCTCCTCCAAAGCGGTGGACTCTGGCACCTTTGCTAGCGCCATTTTGGCTTCAGATGCGCCAACGTCAAGCAGCGTGAGCAAGACAGCGGCGGGTCGTGGCGGAGGCCGTGCCAGGACGAGGGACTACACCGTGCTCCACCCCTCCTCCGTTTCCATTTGCAACGTCACCATTCAGGGGAGCAGCGTGGAGGATGCGGCGCCCTCTGTCGCTAGCGGTACGGGCACCGGCCGTGCGACGGGGCAGGTCGATGCGGGGTGGCAGCGGAAGAAGACGGAACAGCAAACCAGCAG TCAGGGCCAGTCCAGATCAAAGAAGGCCTGTAAAGCGGACCTGTTTGGTTTTGAAGACGTGGCCGCCCATCAACTAGATGACGACGACGACCATCCAGACGGCTCGTCCAAATACAAAATCCAATACTTTGGTTTTGACGACATGAGCGACAGCGACGGAGCTGTCAATAGCGacaacgacgacgacgacaGAGGCAGGCCCAAAGCCAGCAGGAAGGTCAAGATGGCTGAGGAATCGCTGCGGGTTGCTGCGGAAGACTGGCCGGACCCCGTCAAGAACTGTGACGCTCAAGAGAGACTACCCGCCAAGCAGAGCAAAAATGACTCCCAGAAGCAGGACAGCAGGATACGAGCAG ATGTCCTGAACTTCTCAGACGATGATCTCAGGGTGGTGGCCGCGGGTCCCAAGAGGCCCCCTCAGGGCAAACCGGCCGACAAGAACCAGGAGTCCCACCGCAGGATCTTCAGCGCACTAAAGAAG tctCCCACCAAAGCAGTGTACAACGCCCGACACTGGACATTGGCGAGCGAAGAGGAGCCCCCTCCGTCCTTCTTGTCCTCCcgccagcagaccactccc GCGTCGCGGTCCGAAGGAGCGTCGAGTAACCCGCCAGCAGACGTTCACAAGGATGACGGCGTCTTCaaggccccgcctcctcccccCCAGGTCACTAAGTGTGTCACTGTCCCCAGCGACCCCTACCAGGACACGGTCACCGCACTCAAGTGCCGCAAGGAGCACAAGGAG CTGTACACAGTGGTCCAGCACGTGAAGCACTTCAACGACGTGGTGGAGTTTGGCGAGAACCAGGAGTTCACCGATGACTTTGAGTATCTGGCTGCTGGGCTGAAGACCGGACAACCGCTGAACACCCGCTGCCTCAG TGTCATCAGCCTGGCGACACGCTGCGCCATGCCCAGCTTCAGGATGCACTTAAGGGCCAGAGGCAAGGTGGCGCAGGTCTTCAAAACCCTCAACGACGCCCCCCAGCATCAC AACCTGGCCATGTGCACGGCCTCCCTCATGTACATCCTCAGCCGGGACCGCTTGAACATGGACCTGGACCGCTCCTGCCTGGACCTGATGATCCGACTGCTGGAAATGGACCAGGACCAAGGCAGCGGGTCCGTGGCAGACTCCTCCTCCCAGCTGAGCGCCAGGGAGATCTGCAAGATCAAGGAGAAGATCAGGAAGCTGTGCGACACGGTGCACAACAAGCACCTGGACCTGCAGAACATCACG ACGGGTCACCTGGCGATGGAGACGCTGCTGTCTTTGACCTCCAAGCGAGCAGGAGACTGGTTCAAGGAGGAGCTCCGCCTCTTGGGAGGATTGGACCACGTTGTGGATAAAG TGAAGGAGTGTGTGGACAACCTCCACCAGGAGGACGACAAGGACAAGCTGGTGTCGTCCCTGTGGGGAGCTGAGAGGTGTTTACGTGTGCTGGATAGT gtgACGGTGCACAACCCCGAGAATCAGAGCTACTTGATCGCCTACAAAGACTCATCGCTCATCATCTCCTGTGCGAA GGCACTGAGGCGCTGCGAGGAGATGATCCGGCGTTACAGCAGGGAGCTCAACACCGACAGCGTGGTGGGCAAGGCTGTGGAGAACTGCATGAGGGCCATCATTGGAGTCCTGCTCAACCTGACGCACGACAATG AGTGGGGCAGCACCAAAACCGGAGAGCAGGAGGACTTGATAGTGACGGCGCTCAACTGTGTTCTCTATGTTCCTCAGTACTTTCCTCAGGAGCAGAGGTTTGACATCCGTGTTCTg GGTCTGGGCCTGTTGATCAACCTGGTGGAGTATAGCGCCAGGAACCGCTACTGCCTGATGGAGATGGAAATGGAGGGAGGTCGGGGTCCCTGCGACTCCACCGTGCTCCTCAACCCGCCGCACCACCAGGACGCCCACAGTGGCGGCGGCCCGCTCAGCGCCATCGCCGCTTTAGTTCAG CTGTTCCTTCAACGGGAGCGAGCCGCTGTCCTGGCCGAGGCGCAGACCGATGACCTCATCAAGGAGGCGCCCAAACCGGCGCTGGACCAGAGCGGAGAATGGCAGGAGACGGGCGGCGAGATCCAGTGGGTCGCCAACGACAACCACTGTGACAACGACGCCAAGAagaaggaaaaggaggaggaggaagatggcgAGCTGGACCTCAACAAAG ctctgCAGCATGCGGGCAAGCACATGGAGGACAGCATCGTGGCCTCGTACACTGCGCTGCTGCTGGGCTGCCTCTGCCAAGGAAGCCCG ATGAATGTGACTACTGTGAGAGAGAACCTGCCTCAAGGAGATTTCTCCATCATGACAGAAATGCTGAAGAAGTTCCTCAACTTCATGAACCTCACA TGTGACGTCGGCACCGCGGGACAGAAGTCCATCTCCCGGATCATCGACTACCTGGAACACTGCTAG
- the LOC131126228 gene encoding wings apart-like protein homolog isoform X2 yields the protein MTSRFGKTYSRKGGEGTSKFDEVLSTKRGTLSTKWGDTTYKAKVGSKRSGAHYSASASDVHKRARPSGDGSDDPFGFDSDEESKPVSSRSSKSSPAKAVPAEPPRAEKLGVSQDFRSWSNFHEGLHAAAEATQGPARNQSGLTEDSSGFFNSRNASKGKFQNSSSAKHHSYSWYQNASESDQKPLAQTTTLKTTSKAECTFSSWDDLMGLRPPSPSQEPRNPAPSLSWTSAGGVGGCELANSLHEKPPSPPRLPTESQDLDSNLEFGFETSDYSQTASPSLVRNTNCRTYRRPGKQASSKAVDSGTFASAILASDAPTSSSVSKTAAGRGGGRARTRDYTVLHPSSVSICNVTIQGSSVEDAAPSVASGTGTGRATGQVDAGWQRKKTEQQTSSQGQSRSKKACKADLFGFEDVAAHQLDDDDDHPDGSSKYKIQYFGFDDMSDSDGAVNSDNDDDDRGRPKASRKVKMAEESLRVAAEDWPDPVKNCDAQERLPAKQSKNDSQKQDSRIRADVLNFSDDDLRVVAAGPKRPPQGKPADKNQESHRRIFSALKKSPTKAVYNARHWTLASEEEPPPSFLSSRQQTTPASRSEGASSNPPADVHKDDGVFKAPPPPPQVTKCVTVPSDPYQDTVTALKCRKEHKELYTVVQHVKHFNDVVEFGENQEFTDDFEYLAAGLKTGQPLNTRCLSVISLATRCAMPSFRMHLRARGKVAQVFKTLNDAPQHHNLAMCTASLMYILSRDRLNMDLDRSCLDLMIRLLEMDQDQGSGSVADSSSQLSAREICKIKEKIRKLCDTVHNKHLDLQNITTGHLAMETLLSLTSKRAGDWFKEELRLLGGLDHVVDKVKECVDNLHQEDDKDKLVSSLWGAERCLRVLDSVTVHNPENQSYLIAYKDSSLIISCAKALRRCEEMIRRYSRELNTDSVVGKAVENCMRAIIGVLLNLTHDNEWGSTKTGEQEDLIVTALNCVLYVPQYFPQEQRFDIRVLGLGLLINLVEYSARNRYCLMEMEMEGGRGPCDSTVLLNPPHHQDAHSGGGPLSAIAALVQLFLQRERAAVLAEAQTDDLIKEAPKPALDQSGEWQETGGEIQWVANDNHCDNDAKKKEKEEEEDGELDLNKALQHAGKHMEDSIVASYTALLLGCLCQGSPMNVTTVRENLPQGDFSIMTEMLKKFLNFMNLTCDVGTAGQKSISRIIDYLEHC from the exons ATGACATCCAGATTTGGTAAAACCTACAGCCGCAAGGGAGGCGAGGGCACGTCCAAGTTTGATGAAGTCCTGTCCACCAAGAGGGGCACCCTGAGCACCAAATGGGGGGACACCACCTACAAGGCCAAGGTGGGCTCCAAGCGCTCCGGCGCTCATTACAGCGCTTCAGCCTCGGATGTTCACAAGCGAGCCCGGCCGAGCGGAGACGGCTCGGACGATCCGTTTGGATTCGACAGCGATGAGGAGTCCAAGCCGGTGTCGTCCCGCAGCAGCAAGTCGTCACCTGCCAAGGCGGTGCCGGCAGAACCTCCTAGAGCGGAAAAGCTGGGGGTTTCCCAGGACTTCAGGAGCTGGTCCAACTTTCACGAAGGACTCCACGCCGCCGCGGAAGCGACGCAAGGGCCGGCCAGGAACCAATCTGGGCTGACAGAGGATTCAAGTGGATTCTTCAACAGCAGAAATGCGAGCAAAG GAAAATTCCAGAATTCGTCTTCAGCGAAGCATCACAGCTACTCCTGGTACCAGAACGCCTCCGAGAGCGACCAGAAGCCTTTGGCCCAAACCACCACCTTGAAGACCACTTCCAAGGCCGAGTGCACCTTCAGCTCATGGGACGACCTCATGGGCCTTCGACCGCCTTCGCCCAGCCAGGAGCCGCGTAACCCCGCCCCCTCACTCTCTTGGACTTCAGCGGGCGGCGTCGGCGGCTGCGAGCTGGCGAACAGCCTTCACGAGAAGCCGCCCTCGCCGCCGCGACTCCCCACAGAGAGCCAGGATCTGGACAGCAACTTAGAATTTGGCTTTGAGACGTCTGATTATTCCCAGACGGCGTCGCCTTCGCTCGTCAGGAACACAAACTGTCGGACGTACAGGAGGCCCGGCAAGCAGGCCTCCTCCAAAGCGGTGGACTCTGGCACCTTTGCTAGCGCCATTTTGGCTTCAGATGCGCCAACGTCAAGCAGCGTGAGCAAGACAGCGGCGGGTCGTGGCGGAGGCCGTGCCAGGACGAGGGACTACACCGTGCTCCACCCCTCCTCCGTTTCCATTTGCAACGTCACCATTCAGGGGAGCAGCGTGGAGGATGCGGCGCCCTCTGTCGCTAGCGGTACGGGCACCGGCCGTGCGACGGGGCAGGTCGATGCGGGGTGGCAGCGGAAGAAGACGGAACAGCAAACCAGCAG TCAGGGCCAGTCCAGATCAAAGAAGGCCTGTAAAGCGGACCTGTTTGGTTTTGAAGACGTGGCCGCCCATCAACTAGATGACGACGACGACCATCCAGACGGCTCGTCCAAATACAAAATCCAATACTTTGGTTTTGACGACATGAGCGACAGCGACGGAGCTGTCAATAGCGacaacgacgacgacgacaGAGGCAGGCCCAAAGCCAGCAGGAAGGTCAAGATGGCTGAGGAATCGCTGCGGGTTGCTGCGGAAGACTGGCCGGACCCCGTCAAGAACTGTGACGCTCAAGAGAGACTACCCGCCAAGCAGAGCAAAAATGACTCCCAGAAGCAGGACAGCAGGATACGAGCAG ATGTCCTGAACTTCTCAGACGATGATCTCAGGGTGGTGGCCGCGGGTCCCAAGAGGCCCCCTCAGGGCAAACCGGCCGACAAGAACCAGGAGTCCCACCGCAGGATCTTCAGCGCACTAAAGAAG tctCCCACCAAAGCAGTGTACAACGCCCGACACTGGACATTGGCGAGCGAAGAGGAGCCCCCTCCGTCCTTCTTGTCCTCCcgccagcagaccactccc GCGTCGCGGTCCGAAGGAGCGTCGAGTAACCCGCCAGCAGACGTTCACAAGGATGACGGCGTCTTCaaggccccgcctcctcccccCCAGGTCACTAAGTGTGTCACTGTCCCCAGCGACCCCTACCAGGACACGGTCACCGCACTCAAGTGCCGCAAGGAGCACAAGGAG CTGTACACAGTGGTCCAGCACGTGAAGCACTTCAACGACGTGGTGGAGTTTGGCGAGAACCAGGAGTTCACCGATGACTTTGAGTATCTGGCTGCTGGGCTGAAGACCGGACAACCGCTGAACACCCGCTGCCTCAG TGTCATCAGCCTGGCGACACGCTGCGCCATGCCCAGCTTCAGGATGCACTTAAGGGCCAGAGGCAAGGTGGCGCAGGTCTTCAAAACCCTCAACGACGCCCCCCAGCATCAC AACCTGGCCATGTGCACGGCCTCCCTCATGTACATCCTCAGCCGGGACCGCTTGAACATGGACCTGGACCGCTCCTGCCTGGACCTGATGATCCGACTGCTGGAAATGGACCAGGACCAAGGCAGCGGGTCCGTGGCAGACTCCTCCTCCCAGCTGAGCGCCAGGGAGATCTGCAAGATCAAGGAGAAGATCAGGAAGCTGTGCGACACGGTGCACAACAAGCACCTGGACCTGCAGAACATCACG ACGGGTCACCTGGCGATGGAGACGCTGCTGTCTTTGACCTCCAAGCGAGCAGGAGACTGGTTCAAGGAGGAGCTCCGCCTCTTGGGAGGATTGGACCACGTTGTGGATAAAG TGAAGGAGTGTGTGGACAACCTCCACCAGGAGGACGACAAGGACAAGCTGGTGTCGTCCCTGTGGGGAGCTGAGAGGTGTTTACGTGTGCTGGATAGT gtgACGGTGCACAACCCCGAGAATCAGAGCTACTTGATCGCCTACAAAGACTCATCGCTCATCATCTCCTGTGCGAA GGCACTGAGGCGCTGCGAGGAGATGATCCGGCGTTACAGCAGGGAGCTCAACACCGACAGCGTGGTGGGCAAGGCTGTGGAGAACTGCATGAGGGCCATCATTGGAGTCCTGCTCAACCTGACGCACGACAATG AGTGGGGCAGCACCAAAACCGGAGAGCAGGAGGACTTGATAGTGACGGCGCTCAACTGTGTTCTCTATGTTCCTCAGTACTTTCCTCAGGAGCAGAGGTTTGACATCCGTGTTCTg GGTCTGGGCCTGTTGATCAACCTGGTGGAGTATAGCGCCAGGAACCGCTACTGCCTGATGGAGATGGAAATGGAGGGAGGTCGGGGTCCCTGCGACTCCACCGTGCTCCTCAACCCGCCGCACCACCAGGACGCCCACAGTGGCGGCGGCCCGCTCAGCGCCATCGCCGCTTTAGTTCAG CTGTTCCTTCAACGGGAGCGAGCCGCTGTCCTGGCCGAGGCGCAGACCGATGACCTCATCAAGGAGGCGCCCAAACCGGCGCTGGACCAGAGCGGAGAATGGCAGGAGACGGGCGGCGAGATCCAGTGGGTCGCCAACGACAACCACTGTGACAACGACGCCAAGAagaaggaaaaggaggaggaggaagatggcgAGCTGGACCTCAACAAAG ctctgCAGCATGCGGGCAAGCACATGGAGGACAGCATCGTGGCCTCGTACACTGCGCTGCTGCTGGGCTGCCTCTGCCAAGGAAGCCCG ATGAATGTGACTACTGTGAGAGAGAACCTGCCTCAAGGAGATTTCTCCATCATGACAGAAATGCTGAAGAAGTTCCTCAACTTCATGAACCTCACA TGTGACGTCGGCACCGCGGGACAGAAGTCCATCTCCCGGATCATCGACTACCTGGAACACTGCTAG